TCGGGCGTCGTCCCCGTCTCGGAGTCGGGCTCGTCGAGATAGATGGTGGAAGCGGTCCGTTCGTGCCGGGTATCGCGGGCGTGGTTGACTCCCAGGTTGGTGGCGATCCGGTAGAGCCAGGTGCTGAACCGGGCTTCAGCGCGATAGGTCTCACGCGAACGGTAGACCCTGAGGAAGACCTCCTGCGCGAGCTCCTCTGCGACAGCCTGGTTGTGCACCATGCGATACATGAAGTGAATAATCGGCTTACGGTACTTCTGGATGAGAAAGTCGAACCCGGCCATGTTTCCGGCGCGGAGTTCGAGCATGATAGCGGCGTCATCCATCTGTCCAAAGTCGCCGGTGGCACGGTGTGTCTCTGCAACCGGAAGGTTTTCAAAGAGTCTCGGATTGATCGCCAGCGTAGCCATATCTTTGTCAACCCCGTCTTCCACGTGGGGTTGCGGCTGTTGCTCA
The nucleotide sequence above comes from Tunturibacter empetritectus. Encoded proteins:
- a CDS encoding RNA polymerase sigma factor — its product is MSAPSPNFRRQDPQDPQGPLEQGGSEENTTKFEQQPQPHVEDGVDKDMATLAINPRLFENLPVAETHRATGDFGQMDDAAIMLELRAGNMAGFDFLIQKYRKPIIHFMYRMVHNQAVAEELAQEVFLRVYRSRETYRAEARFSTWLYRIATNLGVNHARDTRHERTASTIYLDEPDSETGTTPDVADSTPDVEANLLRQERLNAIREHVMALPERQRMAVLMHKYEGMDYKQIGDVLKLSESATKSLLFRAYQTLREKLKAFV